From the genome of Proteus vulgaris, one region includes:
- the tssF gene encoding type VI secretion system baseplate subunit TssF, producing the protein MSSNHYFDNELSYLDKLEQYVATEKPQLINQISEKVRDPDAARLLDGIAYLSGNLREQIDRQFPELTNSLVNMLWPAYARPFPSMTVMEYRTEPSQEHAIKIAKEQAFISRPLYVQNDLAQNDDDNWHQCQFTQCRDLWVLPMQITRITQNKDTLDIHFSLNQLQSLVAVGLEKLCIYLNGLSYTTTQLFYLLNSKIKKAKITTVKHQITLEHFSVEPIGFHAEDSLLPYPKNSYEGYRLLQEYFCFPEAFLSLAIKGLDNLPPALRSDAFTLSIQFECDIPEAMLITEESIKINCVPAVNLFKSESEAINLTGKETEYVLNKSHKKQDCYDIFSINTIQGWRYIPNQKSYITRYTAFESFHHQNNHENPERTGYYRLKIAHHKSNYGYQHTLSFVRNNEENLLNCEESISVSMNCTNRTLASSLSSHSIKFDEHTAIAGISSTSNIIKPTKALYPLLGNTLYWSELTNLSINYQSLLSLTALKQILQLYDFKASFFQQSARQSQKCLDAITDLKTESIEYLYKGLPVRGVKTTLSIHQNAFISEGAMYLFCSVLAQFFTLYTSVNMFHELEVINLDNKEIYLWPAKINQQILK; encoded by the coding sequence ATGTCTTCAAATCACTATTTTGATAATGAATTAAGCTATCTCGATAAGCTTGAGCAGTATGTTGCAACTGAAAAACCGCAACTTATTAATCAAATATCTGAAAAAGTGCGTGATCCTGATGCCGCACGCCTTTTAGATGGTATTGCTTATTTATCAGGTAATTTACGAGAACAGATAGATAGACAATTTCCTGAACTAACAAACAGTTTAGTGAATATGCTATGGCCTGCTTACGCACGTCCATTTCCTAGTATGACAGTTATGGAATATCGAACAGAGCCATCTCAAGAACACGCTATTAAAATAGCCAAAGAGCAAGCGTTTATTAGTCGCCCATTATATGTTCAAAATGACTTGGCTCAAAATGATGATGATAATTGGCATCAATGCCAATTTACACAATGTCGCGATTTGTGGGTTCTCCCCATGCAAATAACACGTATTACTCAAAATAAAGATACATTGGATATTCATTTTTCTCTAAACCAATTACAGTCGCTAGTAGCAGTTGGCTTAGAGAAACTGTGTATTTACCTTAATGGGCTCTCTTATACAACGACCCAATTATTTTATTTATTAAATAGCAAAATCAAGAAAGCAAAAATAACTACAGTTAAACATCAAATTACATTAGAACATTTTTCTGTTGAGCCTATTGGCTTTCATGCTGAAGACTCCCTTTTACCTTACCCTAAAAATAGCTATGAAGGATATCGCTTATTACAGGAGTATTTTTGTTTTCCTGAAGCATTTTTGTCTCTTGCCATAAAGGGATTAGACAATCTCCCTCCTGCCTTAAGGTCGGATGCTTTTACATTATCAATTCAATTTGAATGTGATATTCCAGAAGCAATGCTTATCACTGAAGAGAGTATCAAGATTAATTGCGTACCTGCAGTTAATTTATTTAAATCTGAGAGTGAGGCAATTAATTTAACGGGAAAAGAAACGGAATATGTTCTGAATAAAAGCCATAAAAAACAAGATTGCTATGATATTTTTTCAATAAATACCATTCAAGGTTGGCGTTATATTCCTAATCAGAAGTCCTATATTACTCGTTACACTGCTTTTGAAAGTTTTCATCATCAAAATAATCACGAAAACCCAGAAAGAACAGGCTATTATCGCTTAAAAATCGCACACCATAAATCTAATTATGGTTATCAACATACCTTGTCTTTTGTACGAAATAATGAAGAAAATTTACTCAACTGTGAAGAGAGTATTTCAGTCTCAATGAACTGTACTAATCGTACTTTAGCCTCTTCATTGTCGTCTCATTCAATAAAGTTTGATGAACATACTGCTATTGCTGGCATTTCATCTACCAGTAATATTATTAAGCCAACAAAAGCGCTTTATCCTTTATTAGGAAATACGCTGTATTGGTCTGAGTTGACTAATTTATCCATTAATTATCAATCTTTATTAAGTTTGACGGCACTTAAACAAATTTTACAATTGTATGATTTTAAAGCGAGTTTTTTTCAACAATCTGCACGTCAGTCTCAAAAGTGTCTTGATGCAATCACTGATTTAAAAACAGAGTCTATCGAATACTTATATAAAGGTTTGCCTGTAAGAGGTGTGAAAACAACATTATCGATACATCAAAATGCCTTTATTTCAGAAGGCGCCATGTATCTATTTTGTTCTGTATTAGCACAATTTTTCACCCTTTATACCAGCGTTAATATGTTTCACGAATTGGAAGTTATTAATTTAGATAATAAGGAAATTTATCTTTGGCCAGCGAAAATAAACCAGCAAATACTCAAATAA
- the tssG gene encoding type VI secretion system baseplate subunit TssG codes for MASENKPANTQIIDIDKIQSWLNKKAGKSVTEYSFYQLVELLNKLHSQKTAFNNENFIQFRSSANTAFPTRDVVSLRQDEQGKFDLEVSFLGLHGSQSPLPGYYLDHFAWEEAQQANQLTDYLNLFNHRLVTLLHRIWRKYRYYICFEDGGHDAFSRYMFSLVGLGSETNRGMMNINHSKMLAYAGLLASPSRSPDVICSLISHCFDLEKVELIGWEIRKVPIPEDQQNRLGIIARHSGQKSRPKMVLGENFNIGSHIYDCNGKCTIEISELSIERYMSFLPNGKDFLSLITFVSYIMHEQLAWDLRLRIADKQTNGICLGRAQHNQLGWQSFLGKPEANPSVTMTILE; via the coding sequence TTGGCCAGCGAAAATAAACCAGCAAATACTCAAATAATAGATATTGATAAAATACAAAGCTGGCTAAATAAAAAAGCGGGCAAATCTGTTACTGAATATAGTTTCTATCAATTAGTTGAGTTGCTTAATAAATTGCATTCTCAAAAAACAGCATTCAATAATGAAAATTTTATTCAGTTTAGATCAAGTGCTAATACGGCATTTCCAACTCGAGATGTTGTTTCCTTGCGCCAAGATGAACAAGGTAAGTTTGATTTAGAAGTCTCTTTTTTAGGATTACATGGTAGTCAATCACCATTACCCGGTTATTACCTTGATCATTTCGCGTGGGAAGAGGCTCAACAAGCAAATCAATTAACGGATTATCTTAATTTATTTAATCATCGCTTAGTCACATTACTTCATCGTATATGGCGTAAATATCGCTATTACATCTGTTTCGAAGATGGTGGCCATGATGCATTTTCTCGTTATATGTTTTCACTTGTGGGATTAGGAAGTGAAACCAATCGTGGCATGATGAATATCAACCACAGCAAAATGCTTGCTTATGCCGGATTACTTGCGAGTCCAAGTCGTTCTCCTGATGTTATTTGTAGCTTAATTTCTCACTGTTTTGATTTAGAAAAAGTTGAATTGATCGGATGGGAAATACGCAAAGTGCCTATCCCAGAAGATCAACAAAACCGTTTAGGGATTATTGCTCGTCATTCAGGGCAAAAATCACGCCCCAAAATGGTTTTAGGTGAAAATTTTAATATTGGCTCTCACATCTATGATTGTAATGGAAAATGCACCATTGAAATCAGTGAGTTATCTATTGAACGCTATATGTCATTTCTTCCCAATGGCAAAGATTTTTTGTCACTCATTACTTTTGTTTCTTACATCATGCACGAGCAACTTGCGTGGGATTTACGCCTACGTATTGCGGACAAACAAACGAATGGTATTTGCCTAGGCAGAGCGCAACACAATCAATTAGGTTGGCAAAGCTTTCTAGGAAAACCTGAAGCCAATCCCAGTGTGACAATGACTATTTTGGAATAA
- the tagH gene encoding type VI secretion system-associated FHA domain protein TagH, whose product MDNYLPTISFRLINSELLESGYVPNSQFTQLGGTIGSSKQSHWVIQDTQSSIAATQCAIVWQDKQFCLKTLSEPIYINNALIPIDISAVCLSQSDQIRIGQLVLSVNINLTQNDKQDLMAMTPQSLIVTDDNPLDPLLQKNTPPAYKTENYMPLAPTVSGAMTHDPLKALESESLELIQSSSSNSHHHSLSSPHSDNQGAFMVQEFMDLPEMTSQDNEINTDIDYVAINPLMKGLGVHLNLQNSQQANDFLIELGKTTQSAIKGLLALQQQENLQDKQLRPIEDNPLRLNNQYDSVMRLMFTDERSPVHLSAPSAVAESLHNVQLHYHANQEAISAALATLLDAFSPEHLLKRFSHYRRSYDNNPNDSAWAWDMYTNYYNELASSRQKGFEKLFYEVYTHAYDRALRKGLDEV is encoded by the coding sequence ATGGATAATTATTTACCCACAATCTCTTTTCGCTTAATCAATAGTGAGTTGCTTGAAAGTGGCTATGTGCCAAATAGTCAATTTACCCAGCTTGGTGGCACAATTGGTAGTAGTAAACAATCTCACTGGGTAATACAAGATACTCAATCTTCTATTGCTGCCACACAATGCGCTATTGTTTGGCAAGATAAGCAGTTTTGTTTAAAAACGCTTTCAGAGCCTATTTATATTAATAATGCCCTGATCCCCATAGATATTAGCGCTGTTTGTTTATCTCAAAGCGATCAAATCAGGATCGGTCAATTAGTCTTGTCCGTTAATATTAATTTAACGCAAAACGACAAACAGGATCTTATGGCAATGACACCACAATCTTTGATTGTGACTGATGATAATCCGCTAGATCCCTTACTACAAAAGAACACGCCCCCTGCTTATAAAACAGAAAATTATATGCCTTTAGCCCCAACGGTTTCAGGTGCTATGACGCATGATCCATTAAAAGCCCTTGAAAGCGAAAGCCTAGAGCTTATTCAGTCATCATCTTCTAACTCACACCACCACTCGCTTTCTTCGCCTCATTCAGATAATCAGGGAGCTTTTATGGTTCAAGAATTTATGGATTTACCCGAAATGACATCCCAGGATAATGAGATAAATACAGATATTGACTATGTTGCAATTAATCCATTAATGAAAGGGTTAGGTGTACACCTTAACTTGCAAAACTCTCAGCAAGCGAATGATTTTCTCATTGAGTTAGGAAAAACAACGCAATCAGCAATTAAAGGTTTATTGGCATTACAACAGCAAGAAAATTTACAAGATAAACAATTGCGACCAATCGAAGATAATCCTCTTCGTTTAAATAACCAATATGACAGTGTAATGCGCTTAATGTTTACGGACGAACGTAGTCCAGTGCATTTATCTGCACCTTCAGCAGTGGCGGAAAGCCTACATAATGTGCAACTACATTATCATGCCAATCAAGAGGCTATTTCAGCTGCATTAGCTACCTTACTAGATGCATTTTCGCCAGAGCATTTATTAAAACGCTTTTCTCATTATCGCCGTAGTTACGATAACAATCCGAATGACAGTGCTTGGGCTTGGGATATGTATACCAATTATTACAATGAGTTAGCATCATCTCGCCAAAAAGGTTTTGAGAAGCTATTTTACGAGGTTTATACCCACGCTTATGACCGAGCCTTAAGAAAAGGGCTTGATGAGGTGTGA
- the tssJ gene encoding type VI secretion system lipoprotein TssJ produces the protein MSIKTLTTYLFLIFASTQLSGCSGPIEAISKIGKVMWDPSTPVGAEKEQPSVVAFTLLAEPEINPNDQGEATPVQLQIVYMNEDSIFASLDQDQIIEENCDLKKLLKRNYIDHQDYTLLPDQYKPLDLIELDKKNKYIGIIAYYSDVNITQWKKVLKINGIGRHYNLLVHIKENEIEFRKEEEQ, from the coding sequence ATGTCGATAAAAACACTCACGACTTATCTCTTTCTTATTTTTGCAAGCACTCAACTTAGTGGGTGTAGTGGCCCTATTGAAGCAATATCAAAAATAGGCAAAGTCATGTGGGATCCTTCAACGCCCGTAGGAGCAGAAAAAGAACAACCTTCAGTCGTTGCATTCACATTATTAGCGGAGCCTGAAATCAATCCTAACGATCAAGGAGAGGCAACCCCTGTTCAATTACAAATTGTTTATATGAATGAAGATTCGATCTTTGCCTCTTTAGATCAAGACCAAATTATTGAAGAAAATTGCGATCTGAAAAAGCTATTAAAAAGAAATTATATCGATCACCAAGATTACACTCTTTTGCCTGATCAATATAAGCCTCTCGATCTCATTGAATTGGATAAAAAGAATAAGTATATCGGGATCATTGCTTATTACTCTGATGTCAATATTACTCAATGGAAAAAAGTATTGAAAATCAATGGAATTGGTCGTCATTACAATCTACTAGTCCATATCAAAGAAAATGAAATTGAATTTAGAAAAGAAGAGGAACAATAA
- the tssK gene encoding type VI secretion system baseplate subunit TssK produces MSTKNKVIWHEGLFIKPQHFQQQQRYQDYIIETLIKTYHAHYYGLSQLTLNTELLNLGRIGLKEAAGIMPDGTLFSIPQQDNLPSPIDISQIHEGCDNVVYLALPLQNSTVSEISHSHNGNHLLARYSEVLTQVRDLHTENGDISQLNIAKLNPILKLGKTELDAYVMLPICKIREISADGSLILDKNFIPTCLNSRICPILSELLAEVEGALFERGRQIAERIGSPGQQGIADVAEFMMLQLLNRAYPQFSHLSKQTVIHPEQLFRELLQFSGEIQTFTNGSRLPDKLPIYRHYDLASGFLPLIKSIRQALSVVLTPRAVPIPLQKQEHGIRVATIHDRQLLQSAEFIIAVRAQLPQEQLRRQFAQQAKVTSVNQIRDLVSVQMPGVGFIALSTAPRQLPYHSGYTYFRLDPQGESWADIQKHGNIAFHVSGQFPELDIQLWAIRSGTQHE; encoded by the coding sequence GTGTCAACAAAAAATAAAGTGATATGGCATGAAGGGTTGTTTATTAAACCTCAACATTTTCAGCAACAGCAACGTTATCAAGATTATATTATTGAAACGCTGATAAAAACCTATCACGCTCATTACTATGGCCTGAGCCAACTAACGCTAAATACTGAATTATTAAATCTTGGTCGTATTGGACTGAAAGAAGCTGCCGGCATTATGCCTGATGGCACGCTATTTTCTATTCCACAACAAGATAACCTTCCTTCACCTATTGATATTTCACAAATTCATGAAGGCTGTGACAATGTTGTTTATTTAGCATTGCCATTACAAAACAGTACAGTCAGTGAAATCTCTCATTCCCATAATGGCAATCATTTGTTAGCCCGTTATAGCGAGGTGTTAACACAAGTACGTGATTTGCATACTGAGAATGGGGATATTAGCCAGCTTAATATTGCGAAGCTCAATCCTATTTTAAAATTAGGGAAAACAGAGTTAGACGCTTATGTAATGCTTCCAATTTGCAAAATAAGAGAAATCAGTGCTGATGGGAGTTTAATTCTAGATAAAAACTTTATTCCTACCTGCTTAAACTCAAGAATTTGCCCTATTTTATCGGAATTGCTAGCTGAAGTTGAAGGCGCATTATTTGAACGAGGCCGCCAAATAGCCGAAAGAATTGGCTCTCCAGGTCAGCAAGGAATTGCCGATGTGGCTGAATTTATGATGCTACAGCTACTTAATCGCGCTTATCCTCAATTTTCACATTTATCTAAACAGACAGTGATTCATCCAGAACAGCTTTTCAGGGAACTATTGCAATTTAGTGGCGAAATTCAAACATTTACTAATGGCTCCCGTTTGCCTGATAAATTACCGATTTATCGTCACTATGATTTAGCATCAGGCTTTTTGCCTCTGATTAAATCTATTCGACAAGCATTAAGTGTTGTTTTAACACCAAGAGCCGTGCCGATCCCATTACAAAAACAAGAACATGGGATTCGAGTTGCGACAATTCATGATAGACAACTTCTGCAAAGTGCTGAATTTATTATTGCAGTGCGCGCTCAGTTACCTCAAGAGCAACTGCGCCGACAATTCGCACAACAGGCTAAAGTGACTTCAGTGAATCAAATCCGTGATTTAGTCAGTGTTCAGATGCCGGGAGTTGGTTTTATTGCTCTATCAACAGCACCTCGCCAGTTGCCTTATCATTCAGGCTATACCTATTTCCGCTTAGATCCACAAGGTGAGTCTTGGGCTGATATACAAAAACACGGAAATATTGCATTTCACGTATCAGGACAATTCCCTGAACTTGATATTCAACTTTGGGCAATAAGAAGTGGAACCCAACATGAGTGA
- the icmH gene encoding type IVB secretion system protein IcmH/DotU — MSDQSLIQEIAEKKVSHKSYQLPLRGNNINPMIDVATPLLGMVIRMKSMSATPLSDKLFQQVVTDIQAIEQQLQTHGYEPGAIVSFRYVLCTFIDEAALELGWDQDNDWVKQSLLVHFHNESWGGEKVFVLIERLLGEPKRYLDLLEFIYLCLCLGYRGRYKVSNGYGDDFNKLLRQLQKQIQQLKGDPQSVILYKENGNKSHQYRLGQRFGVRYIAIGSLIFATIIYTIYASRLRHQTLNILEQLNTLLS; from the coding sequence ATGAGTGATCAATCATTAATCCAAGAGATCGCTGAAAAAAAAGTGAGCCATAAATCATATCAATTGCCATTACGCGGTAACAACATCAATCCAATGATTGATGTCGCGACACCGTTGCTGGGTATGGTGATCAGAATGAAATCAATGTCAGCAACACCATTATCAGACAAACTTTTTCAGCAAGTTGTGACTGACATTCAAGCCATTGAACAACAACTTCAAACTCACGGTTATGAGCCGGGCGCCATTGTTTCATTCCGCTATGTGTTATGCACATTTATTGATGAAGCAGCATTAGAATTAGGCTGGGATCAAGATAACGATTGGGTAAAACAATCCCTGTTAGTTCATTTTCATAATGAATCATGGGGTGGTGAAAAGGTTTTCGTATTAATAGAACGCTTATTAGGTGAGCCTAAACGCTACCTCGATTTATTAGAGTTTATTTATCTCTGCTTATGCCTTGGCTATCGCGGTCGCTATAAAGTCAGCAATGGCTATGGGGATGACTTTAATAAATTACTTCGCCAACTTCAAAAACAAATCCAACAACTTAAAGGCGATCCTCAGTCTGTTATTTTATATAAAGAAAATGGCAATAAATCACATCAATATCGTTTAGGACAACGCTTTGGTGTTCGTTATATCGCCATTGGCTCACTGATCTTCGCCACCATTATTTACACTATTTATGCTTCTAGATTGAGACATCAAACTCTCAATATTTTGGAACAGCTTAATACACTTCTTAGCTAG
- the tssH gene encoding type VI secretion system ATPase TssH, which yields MIQIDLSTLVNRLHPIAKHALENAAAFCVSHQQLEITVDQLLQQLLETPLTDIRTIFNKVDINPTELTELLNLHTVQQQSVTQSYPNFSPLLVEWLKDSWLLASAELSHNELRSGALLLTLLQMPHRYLSKAAVELLSQINREQLKLNFDEWTLTSVEAPITEANKSSNRHVQSDSMLARFTQNMTQQARDNQLDPVLCRDHEIDLMIDILCRRRKNNPVVVGEAGVGKSALIEGLALRIVAGDIPEKLKECELLTLDLGALQAGAAVKGEFEKRFKGIMQEVAQSPTPIILFIDEAHTLIGAGNQQGGLDISNLLKPALARGELSTIAATTWSEYKKYFEKDAALARRFQLVQVKEPTADEAIIIMRGLRSIYEKAHHVFIDDEALCASAQLSERYLSGRQLPDKAIDVLDTACARAAINLSTPPKQLSALKTQRHQIKIERDVLTREQQVGLKNHSERLAILENQSIEIETQIEMLQQAWGKQKNIVREIIKLRSTLLSILTKSLEEEANNESIENNNDELKSRLNALNEELNELHQHSLLVSPHVDKKQIAAVIAEWTGVPLNRLSQDALQVATELPTYLEQSIKGQSLAIKHLHKHLLTARADLRRSGRPLGAFLLAGPSGVGKTETVIQIAQLMFGGTQYLTTINMSEFQEKHTVSRLIGSPPGYVGYGEGGVLTEAIRKKPYSVVLLDEVEKAHPDVLNLFYQAFDKGELADGEGRVIDCKNVAFFLTSNLGDHVIMANADKPDELHDALYPELTTFFKPALLARMEVIPFLPLTQIILKEIIDHKLTRLTQLLTQRFHAEIKLEETVSDEILQRASRAENGARILESIIDGALLPPLSLLLLQHSAKNEDIRTIRLSTQDNQFIAEVNVEL from the coding sequence ATGATCCAGATTGATCTCTCAACATTAGTTAATAGACTTCACCCTATTGCTAAACATGCTTTAGAAAATGCGGCTGCGTTTTGTGTAAGCCACCAGCAACTCGAAATTACAGTAGACCAATTATTACAACAACTGCTGGAAACACCACTAACGGATATCCGTACTATCTTTAATAAAGTTGATATCAATCCCACCGAATTAACTGAGCTTTTAAATCTCCACACAGTACAACAACAGAGCGTGACACAAAGTTATCCTAATTTTTCACCTCTATTAGTCGAATGGCTAAAAGATAGCTGGCTATTGGCTTCAGCAGAACTTAGCCATAATGAATTACGCTCAGGCGCTTTGTTACTCACTTTATTGCAAATGCCCCATCGTTATCTCTCAAAAGCAGCAGTTGAATTACTCTCTCAAATCAATAGAGAGCAACTCAAGCTCAACTTTGATGAGTGGACTCTGACATCAGTAGAAGCACCAATAACAGAAGCTAATAAATCATCCAATCGTCATGTTCAATCGGACTCTATGCTTGCGCGTTTTACACAAAACATGACGCAACAAGCAAGAGATAACCAGCTAGATCCTGTTTTATGTCGCGACCATGAAATTGATTTAATGATTGATATTCTCTGTCGTCGTCGGAAAAACAACCCCGTAGTAGTTGGTGAAGCAGGTGTGGGTAAAAGTGCCTTAATTGAAGGGTTAGCTTTGCGTATTGTTGCGGGTGATATTCCCGAAAAACTCAAAGAATGTGAGTTGTTAACACTAGATTTAGGTGCATTACAAGCAGGCGCGGCTGTTAAAGGGGAATTTGAAAAACGCTTTAAAGGCATTATGCAAGAAGTGGCACAATCACCGACTCCTATTATCTTATTTATTGATGAAGCCCATACTTTGATTGGAGCTGGAAATCAGCAAGGTGGCTTAGATATTTCCAATTTGCTAAAACCTGCATTAGCCCGTGGTGAATTAAGTACCATTGCCGCAACCACATGGAGTGAATATAAAAAATACTTTGAAAAAGATGCAGCGTTAGCGCGCCGTTTCCAACTCGTTCAAGTCAAAGAGCCCACCGCAGACGAAGCCATTATTATTATGCGTGGATTGCGCTCTATTTATGAAAAAGCACATCACGTCTTTATTGATGATGAAGCACTTTGTGCATCAGCACAATTAAGTGAACGCTATCTTTCAGGACGCCAACTTCCAGATAAAGCCATTGATGTACTTGATACCGCTTGTGCTCGTGCTGCTATCAACCTTTCAACTCCGCCTAAACAGCTATCAGCATTAAAAACGCAACGCCATCAAATCAAGATAGAACGTGATGTATTAACCCGTGAACAGCAAGTAGGTTTAAAAAATCATTCAGAGCGTTTGGCAATATTAGAAAATCAGTCTATTGAGATTGAAACACAAATTGAAATGCTTCAACAAGCGTGGGGAAAACAGAAAAATATTGTTCGTGAAATTATCAAATTACGGTCAACTTTATTATCAATATTAACTAAATCACTTGAAGAAGAAGCAAACAATGAAAGTATTGAAAATAACAATGATGAGCTGAAATCTCGATTAAATGCACTAAATGAAGAGCTAAATGAATTACATCAACACTCTCTATTGGTCTCTCCTCATGTCGATAAAAAACAAATTGCTGCCGTGATTGCGGAATGGACAGGAGTACCTCTTAATCGCTTATCACAAGATGCATTACAAGTAGCGACAGAGCTACCAACCTACCTTGAACAAAGTATTAAAGGCCAATCACTTGCAATCAAACATCTTCATAAGCATTTATTAACAGCGCGTGCCGATTTACGTCGTTCAGGCCGTCCATTGGGAGCATTCTTATTAGCCGGGCCAAGTGGTGTTGGTAAAACAGAAACAGTAATTCAAATTGCTCAGTTGATGTTTGGCGGAACACAATATCTCACCACGATCAACATGTCAGAGTTTCAAGAAAAACATACTGTTTCTCGCTTAATTGGTTCACCACCAGGTTATGTAGGTTATGGTGAAGGCGGAGTATTAACCGAAGCTATTCGCAAAAAGCCTTATTCCGTTGTACTACTGGACGAAGTAGAAAAAGCACACCCCGATGTTTTAAATCTGTTTTATCAAGCCTTTGATAAAGGAGAATTAGCCGACGGTGAAGGTCGTGTTATTGACTGTAAAAACGTTGCATTTTTCCTAACGTCTAATTTAGGTGATCACGTCATTATGGCTAATGCCGACAAACCGGATGAATTGCATGATGCGCTCTATCCCGAATTAACCACCTTCTTTAAACCCGCCCTTTTAGCGCGTATGGAAGTGATCCCATTCTTACCGCTAACGCAGATTATTCTCAAAGAAATTATTGATCACAAACTAACACGTTTAACTCAATTACTTACGCAACGTTTTCATGCAGAGATCAAGCTGGAAGAGACCGTTTCCGATGAAATATTACAACGCGCTTCACGAGCAGAAAACGGTGCAAGAATTTTAGAATCCATTATTGATGGTGCGTTATTACCCCCTCTTTCACTTCTTCTGTTGCAACACAGTGCAAAGAATGAAGATATCAGGACGATACGGTTATCAACACAAGATAACCAATTCATTGCAGAGGTAAATGTAGAACTATGA
- a CDS encoding Fis family transcriptional regulator, with translation MKHRLKNALSLLTCLDVDSLTSQFLELSMPRSPFSALIVSMINKSENRLESWSIDLSEKVEKKHLDVDITEADHPLIQLLSQPQPILWNDLKQGSYISDHALQQFIAKQPVHCGLFSIPFVDLNNKPYGLIIMLGEDLDEMVYEQGIFSIYCNVFHHQLKSILAFSQSQQKIADLQYLLKLQQEKEEKINQTLRSLSVSNLTPTQIPIHSFAEVNDLTLATERYEASILRYQQENNNDDLNLIAENLNISKRSLLYKLKKYGCLK, from the coding sequence ATGAAGCACAGACTGAAAAATGCGCTCTCTCTCTTAACTTGTTTAGATGTGGACTCACTGACCAGCCAATTTCTTGAGCTGAGTATGCCTCGTAGTCCATTCAGCGCACTCATTGTTTCAATGATTAATAAATCAGAGAATCGCTTAGAGAGCTGGAGTATTGATCTTAGTGAAAAAGTAGAGAAAAAACATTTGGATGTCGATATTACAGAAGCGGATCACCCGTTGATCCAGCTTCTATCACAACCACAACCTATTCTCTGGAATGATCTAAAACAAGGCAGTTATATTAGCGATCATGCTTTACAGCAATTTATCGCCAAACAACCCGTGCATTGTGGGCTATTTAGTATTCCCTTTGTTGATCTTAATAATAAACCTTACGGGCTAATTATTATGTTAGGGGAAGATCTCGATGAAATGGTTTATGAGCAAGGTATTTTTTCTATTTACTGCAATGTATTTCATCATCAATTAAAAAGCATTTTGGCATTTTCTCAATCACAACAGAAAATTGCTGATCTGCAATATCTATTGAAATTACAACAAGAAAAAGAAGAGAAAATTAACCAGACGTTACGTTCATTATCTGTATCGAATTTAACTCCAACACAGATTCCAATTCATTCTTTTGCTGAGGTAAACGATCTTACTTTAGCTACTGAACGTTATGAGGCGTCAATTCTGCGTTACCAACAAGAAAACAATAATGATGATCTCAATTTAATCGCTGAAAATTTAAATATTTCAAAGCGTTCGCTTTTATATAAATTAAAAAAATATGGGTGTCTTAAATGA